One window from the genome of Streptomyces cadmiisoli encodes:
- a CDS encoding DUF4230 domain-containing protein, translating into MMTSIKRLPRRLPGWAKVVSAVTLVLVVLFAGIRLSVLPGLDDLFGTETHDRSGPALLKSIQDISRYDAASGNFQVVVDLEKDTKYLPDAIRGTRTLYVGAGTVDAYVDLGKIGENDVTVDEDRTSATLRLPHAALGKPALDADRSYAVSKQRGLLDRLGDLFSDNPNGEQAVQQLAVRHIRDAAKESELTERAETNTTEMLEGLLGSLGFKEVRVTYGT; encoded by the coding sequence ATGATGACTTCCATCAAGCGCCTGCCCAGGCGCCTGCCCGGCTGGGCGAAGGTGGTGAGCGCCGTCACGCTGGTGCTCGTCGTGCTGTTCGCGGGGATCCGGCTGAGCGTCCTGCCGGGACTGGACGACCTGTTCGGCACGGAGACCCACGACCGCTCGGGTCCGGCCCTGCTCAAGTCGATCCAGGACATCAGCCGCTACGACGCCGCCTCCGGCAACTTCCAGGTCGTGGTGGACCTGGAGAAGGACACCAAGTACCTGCCCGACGCGATCCGCGGCACCCGCACCCTCTACGTCGGCGCGGGCACGGTGGACGCCTACGTCGACCTCGGCAAGATCGGCGAGAACGACGTGACGGTCGACGAGGACCGCACCTCCGCCACGCTCCGGCTGCCGCACGCGGCACTCGGCAAGCCCGCCCTGGACGCCGACCGGTCCTACGCCGTGTCGAAGCAGCGAGGACTGCTCGACCGGCTGGGCGACCTGTTCTCGGACAACCCCAACGGCGAACAGGCCGTTCAGCAGCTCGCGGTGCGGCACATCCGCGACGCGGCGAAGGAGAGCGAGCTCACCGAGCGGGCCGAGACCAACACCACCGAGATGCTCGAGGGCCTGCTCGGCTCCCTCGGTTTCAAGGAGGTGCGGGTCACCTACGGGACCTGA
- a CDS encoding lactonase family protein, producing the protein MSRGTGMGSGARVSHGDWSRRRLVGVLAGAALPLSAACGGTPPAETPVKSPGGSARASRRPPAGPRPLYLGTYTSVDGGGEGVGVASYDPVTGRVVGGGLLDVGDPSYLAAHPNGRTLYTVSEREDGAVTAVRLSDRKVLGSRSTGGAAPCHLSVHPGGRWLLSANYTSGSVAVHPIDAEGALGERTDLVTHSGSAPGPGQEGPRAHQIVTGPDGRHVLAVDLGTDTVYSYRLDTAEGTLREVARARTRPGAGPRHLAFHPGGRYAYLANELDDTVAVCAYDPASGRLTVGEARSTGSGADTNYPAQILVTADGSYAYLANRGHNSIARYAVEADGARLRLLDTVPVAGDFPRQIAFSPDGALLFAANQRSGTVSVFRVDARDGGLRLAGEPFASPVAVCALPL; encoded by the coding sequence ATGAGCCGGGGTACGGGAATGGGCAGTGGTGCGCGGGTGTCGCACGGCGACTGGAGCAGGCGGCGCCTCGTCGGGGTCCTGGCGGGGGCTGCGCTTCCGCTGTCGGCGGCCTGCGGGGGCACCCCGCCCGCCGAGACCCCCGTGAAGTCACCGGGCGGCTCAGCCCGGGCCTCGCGCAGGCCGCCCGCCGGTCCGCGCCCGCTCTATCTGGGCACCTACACCTCCGTCGACGGCGGCGGCGAGGGTGTCGGCGTGGCCTCCTACGACCCGGTCACGGGCCGCGTCGTCGGCGGCGGCCTCCTGGACGTGGGTGATCCGTCGTATCTCGCTGCGCACCCGAACGGCCGCACCCTCTACACGGTGAGCGAGCGCGAGGACGGTGCGGTGACCGCGGTCCGGCTGTCCGACCGCAAGGTCCTGGGCAGCCGGAGCACCGGCGGCGCGGCGCCGTGCCATCTGTCCGTGCACCCGGGCGGACGCTGGCTGCTCAGCGCCAACTACACCTCCGGCAGCGTGGCCGTGCACCCGATCGACGCCGAGGGCGCCCTCGGCGAGCGCACCGACCTGGTGACGCACTCCGGCTCGGCGCCGGGTCCGGGACAGGAGGGTCCGCGCGCCCATCAGATCGTCACCGGCCCGGACGGCCGGCACGTCCTCGCGGTGGACCTCGGCACGGACACCGTGTACAGCTACCGCCTCGACACGGCCGAGGGCACCTTGCGGGAGGTCGCGCGGGCGCGGACCCGGCCGGGGGCCGGTCCGCGTCACCTCGCCTTCCACCCCGGCGGCCGGTACGCCTATCTGGCCAACGAGCTCGACGACACGGTGGCCGTGTGCGCCTACGACCCGGCGAGCGGCCGGCTCACGGTGGGCGAGGCCCGATCCACGGGATCCGGCGCGGACACCAACTACCCGGCGCAGATCCTGGTCACCGCGGACGGCTCGTACGCCTATCTCGCCAACCGGGGACACAACAGCATCGCGCGGTACGCGGTGGAGGCCGACGGCGCCCGGCTGCGGCTGCTCGACACGGTCCCGGTGGCCGGTGACTTCCCTCGGCAGATCGCCTTCTCCCCGGACGGGGCCCTGCTGTTCGCCGCGAACCAGCGTTCCGGCACCGTGAGTGTCTTCCGCGTGGACGCGCGCGACGGTGGACTGCGGCTCGCGGGAGAGCCGTTCGCCTCACCCGTCGCCGTCTGTGCGCTGCCGCTGTAG
- a CDS encoding SDR family oxidoreductase, whose product MSDAVGSRVVVTGGTGNVGTSVVRLLSEDPRVGSVLGLARRFPRWQPPRTDWSAVDIGSGQADLVKEFLGADAVIHLAWAFQPTHDPAATWRTNVLGGMRVFDAVAAAGVPALIHASSVGAYSPGPKDHTVDESWPTHGWPDAAYCREKAYLERSLDTFEREHPGVRVVRMRPAFLFKRESASEQRRIFGGRFLPGSLVRPELLPFLPDVPGLRVQALHTDDAARAYLLAVESDVRGAFNLAAEPPVDAQLLGSLLGSRPVRLPRTAARSAIAAAWGLHLLPASPHLFDAVLRLPLMDCTRAFEELGWRPRRTATEVIEELLEGLQQGAGAWTEPMRGRKVG is encoded by the coding sequence GTGAGCGACGCAGTGGGCAGCCGGGTCGTCGTCACCGGCGGCACCGGCAATGTCGGCACCAGCGTGGTGCGGCTTCTCTCGGAGGATCCGCGGGTCGGCTCCGTGCTCGGGCTGGCTCGCCGGTTCCCCCGGTGGCAGCCGCCGAGAACCGACTGGTCGGCGGTGGACATCGGGTCCGGACAGGCCGACCTCGTGAAGGAATTCCTGGGCGCCGACGCCGTGATCCATCTGGCCTGGGCGTTCCAGCCGACCCACGACCCCGCCGCGACGTGGCGCACCAACGTGCTCGGTGGCATGCGGGTCTTCGACGCGGTGGCGGCGGCGGGCGTGCCGGCTCTGATCCACGCCTCCTCGGTGGGCGCCTACTCACCGGGCCCGAAGGATCACACCGTGGACGAGTCCTGGCCGACGCACGGCTGGCCGGACGCCGCGTACTGCCGGGAGAAGGCCTATCTCGAGCGGTCCCTGGACACCTTCGAGCGTGAGCACCCCGGGGTCCGGGTCGTGCGTATGCGGCCCGCTTTCCTGTTCAAACGCGAGTCGGCGAGCGAGCAGCGCCGGATCTTCGGCGGCCGGTTCCTGCCGGGGTCGCTGGTCCGTCCGGAGCTGCTGCCGTTCCTGCCCGACGTTCCCGGGCTGCGCGTACAGGCGCTGCACACCGACGACGCGGCCAGGGCGTACCTGCTCGCGGTCGAGTCCGACGTGCGCGGAGCCTTCAATCTCGCGGCCGAGCCGCCGGTCGACGCCCAGTTGCTGGGCTCGCTGCTCGGCAGCCGGCCGGTGCGGCTGCCCCGCACCGCGGCGCGCTCGGCGATCGCCGCCGCCTGGGGGCTGCATCTGCTGCCCGCGTCGCCGCACCTCTTCGACGCCGTCCTGCGGCTGCCGCTGATGGACTGCACGCGGGCCTTCGAGGAACTCGGTTGGCGCCCGCGGCGTACGGCGACCGAGGTGATCGAGGAGCTGCTGGAGGGGCTCCAGCAGGGGGCGGGTGCCTGGACGGAACCGATGCGGGGCCGCAAGGTCGGCTGA
- a CDS encoding VanZ family protein, which produces MARAALLSRVLSRPRPAKRPAEASAEPRAGAGKASRLLPRRRPAKRPAQPPAEPRAGAGKAGRLLPGLARALATVCAFVVMVAFAVVLARLTLQPSPASEALTHSNLHPGSSIQAYLDQPQLRDAVKQIGGNLLLGVPFGVLVPMIAPRARGILRVLLLTATVMLMVELAQGAMVTGRAFDIDDVILNTTGALAGYLLLGRRLGRALHARR; this is translated from the coding sequence ATGGCTCGTGCAGCCCTGCTGTCCCGCGTGTTGTCGCGTCCACGGCCTGCGAAGCGGCCCGCCGAAGCATCGGCCGAGCCCCGCGCCGGGGCGGGGAAGGCAAGCCGGCTGCTCCCCCGTCGACGGCCCGCGAAGCGACCCGCACAACCACCGGCCGAGCCCCGCGCCGGAGCCGGAAAGGCAGGCCGGCTGCTCCCCGGTCTCGCCCGGGCGCTGGCGACGGTGTGCGCCTTCGTCGTCATGGTGGCCTTCGCGGTCGTGCTGGCCCGGCTGACCCTCCAGCCCTCGCCCGCCTCGGAGGCGCTGACGCACAGCAACCTGCATCCCGGCAGCTCGATCCAGGCCTACCTGGACCAGCCGCAGCTGCGTGACGCCGTCAAGCAGATCGGCGGCAATCTGCTGCTCGGGGTGCCCTTCGGGGTGCTGGTGCCGATGATCGCGCCACGCGCCCGGGGGATCCTGCGCGTCCTGCTGCTCACCGCGACGGTGATGCTGATGGTGGAGCTGGCCCAGGGCGCGATGGTCACCGGCCGCGCCTTCGACATCGACGACGTCATCCTCAACACGACGGGGGCCCTGGCGGGCTATCTGCTGCTGGGTCGCCGCCTCGGCCGGGCGCTGCACGCCCGCCGCTGA
- a CDS encoding lectin, with product MTAPRLLRSCLLAALSAVLIASAAVAPARAEPADARAVTFSDTFDGPVGGGVDSSKWQIETGDNVNNHERQFYTPGTDNAALDGQGHLVITARRENPNNYQCWYGRCEYTSARLNTAGKFTAQYGHVEARMKVPRGQGMWPAFWMLGNDLGQVGWPDSGEIDIMENVGYEPSTVHGTIHGPGYFGSGGIGAAYSLPNGQAFADGYHTFAVDWAPDSITWSVDGNVYQRRTPADLGGRAWVFNKPFFLIMNLAVGGYWPGDPDGSTVFPQQLVVDHVSVTTSDSPTGTAIRGLAGKCVDVAGASSANGAPVQLYDCNGTGAQRWTVGSDGTIRALGKCLDVTGNGTADGSTVQLWDCTGGPNQRWIVTGARDIVNPQADKCLDVTGNNSANGTRLQIWTCSGGANQKWTVG from the coding sequence TTGACCGCCCCACGCCTGCTCCGCAGCTGCCTGCTCGCCGCGCTGTCCGCCGTGCTCATCGCGTCCGCCGCCGTCGCGCCCGCCCGGGCCGAGCCGGCGGACGCGCGGGCCGTGACGTTCTCCGACACCTTCGACGGCCCCGTCGGCGGCGGAGTCGACTCGTCCAAGTGGCAGATCGAGACCGGCGACAACGTCAACAACCACGAGCGGCAGTTCTACACACCGGGCACCGACAACGCCGCCCTCGACGGCCAGGGCCATCTGGTGATCACGGCCCGCCGCGAGAACCCGAACAACTACCAGTGCTGGTACGGCCGTTGCGAGTACACCTCGGCCCGGCTCAACACCGCGGGGAAGTTCACCGCGCAGTACGGGCACGTCGAGGCCCGGATGAAGGTCCCGCGCGGACAGGGCATGTGGCCGGCGTTCTGGATGCTCGGCAACGACCTCGGCCAGGTCGGCTGGCCGGACTCCGGCGAGATCGACATCATGGAGAACGTCGGCTACGAACCGTCCACCGTGCACGGCACCATCCACGGCCCCGGCTACTTCGGCTCGGGCGGCATCGGCGCGGCCTACTCGCTGCCGAACGGCCAGGCCTTCGCGGACGGCTACCACACCTTCGCCGTCGACTGGGCACCCGACTCGATCACCTGGTCCGTGGACGGGAACGTCTACCAGCGCCGCACCCCCGCCGATCTGGGCGGGCGCGCCTGGGTGTTCAACAAGCCGTTCTTCCTGATCATGAATCTGGCGGTGGGCGGCTACTGGCCCGGCGACCCCGACGGCTCCACGGTCTTCCCGCAGCAGCTCGTGGTGGACCATGTGTCGGTCACGACCAGCGACTCCCCCACCGGCACGGCGATCAGAGGACTGGCCGGCAAGTGCGTGGACGTGGCCGGGGCGAGTTCCGCCAACGGCGCCCCCGTACAGCTCTACGACTGCAACGGCACCGGTGCGCAGCGGTGGACCGTCGGATCCGACGGGACCATCCGGGCGCTCGGCAAGTGCCTCGACGTGACCGGCAACGGCACCGCGGACGGCTCGACGGTCCAACTGTGGGACTGCACGGGCGGACCCAACCAGCGCTGGATCGTCACCGGCGCCCGCGACATCGTCAACCCGCAGGCCGACAAGTGCCTGGACGTGACCGGCAACAACTCGGCCAACGGCACCCGGCTCCAGATCTGGACCTGCTCGGGCGGCGCCAACCAGAAGTGGACGGTCGGCTGA
- a CDS encoding PHP domain-containing protein, protein MDPVDALERIAFLLERSLAPTYRVRAFRTAARVLKELPPDEVRGRAAAGSLESLKGVGPKTAQVVREALDGRTPGYLKRLEDDTEAAGGQARGGGELPARLRGDCHVHSDWSDGGSPIEEMGRAAAALGHAWTALTDHSPRLTVARGLSAERLREQLDVVAELNRTWAPFRLLTGIECDILEDGSLDQEPELLERLDVVVVSVHSKLRMDARSMTRRMVAAVRDPHADVLGHCTGRLLTGRGRPESEFDADEVFAACAESGTAVEINSRPERLDPPRRLLRRAVAAGTLFAIDTDAHAPGQLDWQIDGCARAEECGVPVDRVVTTWSADDLLAWTREGQVPP, encoded by the coding sequence ATGGATCCCGTCGACGCCCTGGAGCGGATCGCGTTCCTGCTGGAGCGGTCCCTGGCCCCGACGTACCGTGTCCGGGCCTTCCGCACGGCCGCCCGGGTGCTGAAGGAGCTGCCGCCGGACGAGGTGCGCGGGCGGGCCGCCGCCGGTTCGCTGGAGTCGCTCAAGGGTGTCGGCCCGAAGACCGCACAGGTGGTGCGGGAGGCACTGGACGGCCGGACGCCGGGCTATCTGAAGCGGCTGGAGGACGACACGGAGGCGGCCGGCGGACAGGCCCGGGGCGGCGGGGAGCTGCCGGCGCGGCTGCGCGGGGACTGCCATGTGCACTCCGACTGGTCGGACGGCGGCAGCCCGATCGAGGAGATGGGCCGCGCGGCAGCGGCGCTCGGGCACGCGTGGACGGCGCTGACCGACCATTCGCCGCGGCTGACGGTGGCCCGCGGGCTGTCCGCCGAGCGGCTGCGCGAGCAGCTGGACGTGGTGGCGGAGCTCAACCGGACCTGGGCCCCGTTCCGGCTGCTGACCGGCATCGAGTGCGACATCCTGGAGGACGGTTCGCTCGACCAGGAGCCGGAGCTGCTGGAGCGGCTCGACGTCGTGGTGGTGTCCGTGCACTCCAAGCTGCGGATGGACGCCAGGTCGATGACCCGCCGCATGGTCGCCGCCGTGCGCGATCCGCACGCGGACGTCCTCGGGCACTGCACCGGACGTCTGCTGACGGGCCGGGGGCGGCCGGAGTCGGAGTTCGACGCCGACGAGGTCTTCGCCGCCTGCGCCGAGTCGGGCACGGCGGTGGAGATCAACAGCCGTCCGGAGCGGCTCGACCCGCCCCGCCGCCTGCTGCGCCGGGCCGTCGCGGCCGGCACCCTGTTCGCGATCGACACCGACGCGCACGCCCCGGGCCAGCTGGACTGGCAGATCGACGGCTGCGCGCGGGCGGAGGAGTGCGGGGTGCCGGTGGACCGCGTGGTGACGACCTGGTCCGCCGACGACCTGCTGGCCTGGACCCGGGAAGGGCAAGTTCCCCCGTGA
- a CDS encoding DUF2470 domain-containing protein: MGDSHAAWAAVPAAAERARSVLATSWSCAVTAEGVREELIGAHAVADDGRVTLHVPEDSALLAATICAPRGEPSAVLEFADVAPVPMRSRIRGRLWMAGWFSIEDGHLAFAATRVVLRQASGAVVVDLDEFAAASPDPLATAEARLLTHLADAHADAVERLTRLVEPGSLHGAVRVRPLAVDRHGLTLRIERRRAHGDVRLPFHMPADSVAQLTERVHVLLAQAGTAACPRALQRQRTDGDG; the protein is encoded by the coding sequence ATGGGTGACAGCCACGCCGCCTGGGCGGCCGTGCCCGCGGCGGCAGAACGGGCCCGATCGGTGCTCGCCACCTCGTGGTCGTGCGCCGTGACCGCGGAGGGCGTCCGAGAGGAGCTCATCGGCGCGCACGCGGTCGCCGACGACGGGCGGGTGACCCTGCACGTGCCCGAGGACAGCGCGCTTCTCGCGGCCACCATCTGCGCGCCGCGCGGGGAGCCGTCCGCCGTCCTGGAGTTCGCCGACGTCGCGCCCGTCCCGATGCGCAGCCGCATCCGGGGCCGGCTGTGGATGGCCGGCTGGTTCAGCATCGAGGACGGCCATCTCGCGTTCGCGGCGACCCGGGTGGTGCTGCGCCAGGCGTCGGGAGCCGTGGTCGTCGACCTCGACGAGTTCGCCGCCGCGAGCCCGGACCCGCTGGCCACCGCCGAGGCCCGGCTGCTCACCCACCTCGCCGACGCCCACGCCGACGCGGTCGAACGCCTGACCCGGCTGGTCGAACCCGGCAGCCTGCACGGCGCCGTGCGCGTCCGGCCGCTCGCCGTCGACCGGCACGGACTGACGCTGCGGATCGAGCGCCGCCGCGCCCACGGCGACGTACGGCTGCCCTTCCACATGCCGGCCGACAGCGTCGCGCAACTCACCGAGCGGGTGCACGTGCTGCTCGCGCAGGCCGGTACCGCCGCCTGCCCCCGCGCCCTACAGCGGCAGCGCACAGACGGCGACGGGTGA
- a CDS encoding ROK family transcriptional regulator, with the protein MAGRNGRTVRDLRRANRTAVLQRLYFDGPLSRFELGPATGLSSGSVSNVVADLVADGLVEEAGSVDSDGGRPRTLLRVAPGSGHLVGVDVGETRVRIELFDLSLTELARTERPLVQGRYDVEVIVGHIRDGIAEVLAAADVAPERLLGVGIGVPGIVERTPDRGAVVHGQTIGWDAVPLEALLRSPAGPPAGLDQGGEGAGLPDTVSYFIDNGALTLGQAEMWFGGGRGARNAVVVLFGSGVGACLVTPEVEHGRAVEWGHLTVRVRGRRCRCGALGCLEAYAGAESLLQRWREEGGHPPRGTDEETALTAMLAAAYPPEGGTADPVALAVLEETAEYLGAGLSDLINLFQPERILIGGWAGLQLGAGFLPAVRRHAAAYALRHPAEKVTIDLGRLGPDAVTVGAAILPLADFFTRGGRRPEPTPQGPQPTWRAVLEERSPH; encoded by the coding sequence ATGGCGGGGCGGAACGGGCGCACGGTGCGCGACCTGAGGCGGGCCAACCGGACGGCCGTGTTGCAGCGGCTGTACTTCGACGGCCCGCTCAGCCGGTTCGAGCTGGGACCGGCCACCGGTCTGAGCTCGGGCTCCGTCAGCAATGTCGTCGCCGACCTGGTCGCCGACGGACTCGTCGAGGAGGCGGGCAGCGTCGACTCCGACGGAGGCCGCCCGCGCACCCTGCTGCGGGTGGCGCCCGGCAGCGGACACCTGGTGGGCGTCGACGTCGGCGAGACCCGGGTCCGGATCGAGCTGTTCGACCTCTCCCTGACCGAACTGGCCCGCACGGAACGGCCGTTGGTGCAGGGGCGCTACGACGTCGAGGTGATCGTCGGGCACATCCGCGACGGCATCGCCGAGGTGCTGGCCGCCGCGGACGTCGCGCCCGAGCGGCTGCTCGGCGTGGGCATCGGGGTCCCGGGCATCGTCGAGCGCACCCCCGACCGCGGCGCCGTCGTCCACGGCCAGACGATCGGCTGGGACGCGGTCCCGCTGGAGGCGCTGCTGCGCTCCCCGGCGGGGCCGCCGGCCGGGCTCGACCAGGGCGGGGAAGGGGCCGGGCTGCCCGACACCGTCTCGTACTTCATCGACAACGGCGCCCTGACGCTCGGCCAGGCCGAGATGTGGTTCGGCGGCGGACGCGGCGCCCGCAACGCGGTCGTCGTCCTGTTCGGCTCCGGTGTCGGTGCCTGTCTCGTGACCCCCGAGGTGGAGCACGGGCGGGCCGTGGAGTGGGGGCATCTGACCGTGCGGGTCAGGGGCCGCCGCTGCCGGTGCGGGGCGCTGGGCTGCCTGGAGGCGTACGCGGGCGCCGAGTCGCTGCTGCAACGCTGGCGCGAGGAGGGCGGGCATCCGCCCCGGGGCACCGACGAGGAGACCGCGCTGACCGCGATGCTGGCCGCCGCCTACCCGCCGGAGGGCGGCACGGCCGACCCGGTGGCGCTGGCCGTGCTGGAGGAGACGGCCGAGTACCTGGGCGCGGGACTGTCCGACCTCATCAACCTCTTCCAGCCGGAGCGGATCCTCATCGGCGGCTGGGCCGGACTCCAGCTCGGGGCCGGTTTCCTGCCCGCCGTACGCCGCCACGCCGCCGCCTACGCCCTGCGTCACCCGGCCGAGAAGGTCACCATCGACCTGGGCCGGCTCGGGCCGGACGCCGTCACCGTCGGCGCCGCGATCCTGCCGCTCGCCGACTTCTTCACCCGCGGCGGCCGCCGGCCCGAGCCCACCCCGCAGGGGCCGCAGCCGACCTGGCGGGCGGTGCTGGAGGAGCGCTCGCCGCACTGA
- a CDS encoding NADP-dependent oxidoreductase, with protein MSDVNTMRAISQDVLGGPEVLKEVRIERPAPRPNEVLVRVRAAGLNPTDWKHRASGGFLGEPPFVLGWDVSGVVAETGVGVARFAPGDEVFGMLPYPFGHGSHAEYVTVPARALVPKPAGVDHVQAGALPLVSLTAWQALVETADVRPGQRVLIHAAAGGVGHVAAQIAKSRGAYVIGTASAGKHDFLREIGVDEAIDYRTTDFSEAVRDVDVVLDTVGGETSVRSLSVLRPGGLVVSILPVGSDEFYEEAERLGVRALRMLVDADRAGMNAIAGLVAENKLRASVAATFPLGEAAKAHALGDTGRTTGKLVLVVD; from the coding sequence ATGAGCGATGTGAACACCATGCGAGCCATCAGTCAGGACGTCCTCGGCGGGCCCGAGGTCCTCAAGGAAGTACGGATCGAGCGGCCCGCCCCGAGGCCCAACGAGGTGCTGGTCCGGGTACGGGCGGCGGGCCTCAACCCCACCGACTGGAAGCACCGCGCCTCCGGCGGTTTCCTGGGCGAGCCGCCCTTCGTCCTCGGCTGGGACGTGTCCGGAGTCGTGGCGGAGACGGGGGTCGGTGTGGCCCGCTTCGCACCGGGCGACGAGGTCTTCGGGATGCTGCCCTACCCGTTCGGGCACGGCTCGCACGCCGAGTACGTCACGGTGCCCGCCCGCGCTCTCGTCCCGAAGCCGGCCGGGGTCGACCATGTGCAGGCCGGCGCACTCCCGCTGGTGTCGCTGACCGCGTGGCAGGCCCTGGTGGAGACGGCCGACGTCCGGCCCGGTCAGCGGGTGCTGATCCATGCCGCGGCCGGCGGGGTGGGGCACGTGGCGGCGCAGATCGCCAAGTCCCGTGGCGCGTACGTGATCGGGACGGCGAGCGCGGGCAAGCACGACTTCCTGCGCGAGATCGGTGTGGACGAGGCGATCGACTACCGGACGACCGATTTCAGCGAGGCGGTGCGCGACGTCGACGTCGTGCTGGACACGGTCGGCGGGGAGACCTCCGTGCGCTCGCTGAGCGTGCTGCGCCCGGGCGGGCTGGTCGTCTCGATCCTGCCGGTCGGGTCGGACGAGTTCTACGAGGAGGCCGAGCGGCTGGGCGTGCGGGCCCTGCGGATGCTGGTCGACGCCGACCGGGCCGGTATGAACGCCATCGCCGGCCTGGTGGCGGAGAACAAGCTGCGCGCGTCCGTCGCGGCCACCTTCCCGCTGGGCGAGGCCGCGAAGGCCCACGCGCTGGGTGACACCGGCCGCACCACCGGGAAGCTGGTCCTGGTGGTCGACTGA
- a CDS encoding anti-sigma factor antagonist (This anti-anti-sigma factor, or anti-sigma factor antagonist, belongs to a family that includes characterized members SpoIIAA, RsbV, RsfA, and RsfB.), giving the protein MAREAAPLTRHLRIHRERGHTVLEFRGEIDLVSAAEILPHLDEATAGPAPRVVIDLGGVEFFDASGLRLLYRARTRVLAHEGRLHLVCTHPPTLRVLRVTGLSRLLPPRPTLDAALRSGSPAV; this is encoded by the coding sequence GTGGCGCGCGAGGCTGCACCGCTCACCCGGCACCTGCGCATCCACCGGGAGCGCGGGCACACCGTCCTGGAGTTCCGCGGGGAGATCGATCTGGTCTCCGCGGCGGAGATCCTGCCTCACCTGGACGAGGCGACGGCGGGTCCGGCCCCCCGCGTCGTCATCGACCTCGGCGGCGTCGAGTTCTTCGACGCCTCCGGACTGCGCCTGCTGTACCGGGCCCGCACGCGCGTCCTCGCACACGAGGGGCGGCTCCACCTCGTCTGCACCCACCCGCCGACCCTGCGCGTCCTGCGGGTCACCGGTCTGTCCCGGCTGCTCCCGCCGCGGCCGACGCTGGACGCCGCCCTCCGGTCCGGGTCGCCTGCCGTCTGA
- a CDS encoding FUSC family protein, translated as MRVVREWPEPLARSVRWHRDPVVVQALRSTGAATVSYVIALHVSPEKAPLTAPLTALLVVQVTLFSTLTTGIRRVNSVVAGVVIAIAFSLLVGLTWWSLALLILASLAVGHLVRVDEFVPEVAISAMLVLGVTSVGDTAWARILETLIGAVVGLACNLLLAPPVWVGEAGASIDGLARRMRQLMLRVGEEAAGRTPVAKAAERLHEARRLDHDIVQVDAALRQAEDSLRLNPRVHEGLLHRVVLRTGLDTLEICTVVLRVLARTFTDLAKVRDPEPLFKRETGKVLEQLLSEIGDSVVSFAVLVTTDVSVSAESAEKRLTNELRRAAATRDKLAELLLDEVTGDSLHWQLHGAVLAEVNRILDEMDTEHRSRRLLEELDRCTREQRERLPRLTRLGDRLRLARRAGRSRLAAVRRSM; from the coding sequence ATGCGAGTTGTACGAGAATGGCCGGAACCCCTTGCGCGATCGGTGCGGTGGCATCGCGATCCCGTGGTCGTGCAGGCCCTGCGGTCGACGGGCGCCGCCACGGTGTCCTACGTCATCGCGCTGCACGTCAGCCCCGAGAAGGCGCCGCTGACCGCGCCCCTGACGGCGCTCCTGGTCGTCCAGGTGACCCTCTTCTCCACCCTGACCACCGGGATCCGCCGGGTGAACTCGGTGGTGGCCGGAGTCGTCATCGCCATCGCCTTCAGTCTGCTGGTCGGCCTGACCTGGTGGAGCCTCGCGCTGCTGATCCTGGCCTCGCTGGCCGTCGGACATCTGGTGCGGGTCGACGAGTTCGTGCCCGAGGTGGCGATCAGCGCGATGCTGGTCCTCGGCGTCACCAGCGTCGGGGACACCGCCTGGGCGCGGATCCTGGAGACGCTGATCGGCGCGGTCGTGGGGCTCGCCTGCAACCTGCTGCTGGCGCCGCCGGTGTGGGTGGGCGAGGCGGGCGCGTCGATCGACGGCCTGGCCCGCCGGATGCGGCAGCTGATGCTGCGGGTCGGCGAGGAGGCCGCGGGCCGCACCCCGGTCGCGAAGGCGGCCGAACGGCTGCACGAGGCGCGCCGGCTCGACCACGACATCGTCCAGGTGGACGCGGCGCTGCGGCAGGCGGAGGACAGTCTGCGGCTCAATCCGCGGGTGCACGAGGGACTCCTGCACCGAGTGGTGCTGCGCACCGGCCTGGACACGCTGGAGATCTGCACGGTCGTGCTGCGGGTGCTCGCGCGCACCTTCACCGACCTGGCGAAGGTGCGTGACCCGGAGCCGCTGTTCAAACGGGAGACCGGCAAGGTCCTGGAGCAGTTGCTGTCCGAGATCGGTGACTCCGTCGTCAGTTTCGCGGTACTGGTCACCACGGACGTCAGCGTCAGCGCCGAGTCCGCGGAGAAACGGTTGACCAACGAGCTGCGCAGGGCGGCGGCCACCCGCGACAAGCTCGCCGAGCTGCTGCTGGACGAGGTGACGGGCGACTCCCTGCACTGGCAGCTGCACGGCGCCGTGCTGGCCGAGGTCAATCGCATCCTCGACGAGATGGACACCGAGCACCGTTCGCGCCGGCTGCTGGAGGAACTGGACCGCTGCACGCGTGAGCAGCGCGAACGGTTGCCGAGGCTCACCCGGCTGGGCGACCGGCTGCGCCTGGCACGCCGGGCGGGGCGCAGCCGCCTCGCGGCCGTGCGCCGTTCCATGTGA